The DNA window GGATACATCTGGTTCATTACCTTCTGAAGCTCCATGTAGGAACCGAGAGAAAAGTGCTCGTTTCCATGAGCCATATAAACAAGGCCAGCTTTATTCTCCCTCGCAAGGTCGACATCACACTTAAGGGCCTTAGCAACCTCTCTTATATCATCATGATAGGTCTTTCCATCCTTATAGGGCCCGTTTCTGCCAAGAAGGGGCCTTCCAAGCGCTATCTTCTTGAAAAACTTTTTCTTTTCCTGAAGCGTTCTTATAGAAAGCAATGCCCTAATAGTTTCCGCAAGCAGGTTATACTCCTCTCCGGGAGATATGTGGAGGGGCTGAACCACTACGGTTTTATACCCAGCGTCAGAAAGCTCAGCTAACGCAGCAAGCGGGGATCTTACACTGTATATCTGTTTCGGTATCTCAGGATGTTCCTTTTGAAATCTCTTATCACTCTGCCTTTCATGCCATACTCCCCTTATCATATTCGAGGTAAAGGCGAGTCTCACTTCCGTATTCGGATAAGCCTTTTTAATGACATTGTATACATTCAATATGGCCTTCAGCGCAGAAGGATAGGTCGTACCGAAAGCTGCTACCAATATTGCTTTCTTATTTCTCGAACCCATGGCAGCAACCGGCGCAACGCTTGCAGCGAAAAGCGCCGTTAAAACCACCAACACCACCAAAACCTTTAGATGCTTTTTCATCACTTGACACCCTCCTTCCATTTTCCTATTCTCTTTACAGATGAGCTTCTTGCCTCTGGGTGGTAGTCGTCATACCGTCAGGTCATGGCGATTATCACCCCCTTTCACCAAGTTTATACCCCCGGGGCAGTATCAGCTTTCCATTTCTAACGATGCAATTCTCATCGCAGAAAAACACCACGCTCAGCATATCAACATCCTTTAGCCATCCATCAGGAGGATCATCGCTCAAGAAAAAGTAGCTCTTTTGCCCTGGAAGGAAAGCTCTGCTCACTACGCCAATCCAAAAGGGCCTTTTTCTAATCTGCTTAAAAAGCTCAAACACACATGGTAAATTAGCCTTCCTTCCACTGCTCGATGGATTATAAATGACCACCGTCATCCCAGCTTCGGCCAAAAGACGAGCCCTTCTCAATATTCTTTCCCACGGCACTAAGAGATCGCTCAGACTTAAAACCGCAAAATCGCACGAGATAGGAGCTCCAAGACAGGAAGCTGCCGCACTCGCCGCAGTCACCCCGGGAATTATTTCTACACCGATATCTATTGGAGCGAGCTCCAAAACAAGCGAAGCCATGCCATAGATTCCAGGATCGCCCGAGGAAACAAGAGCAACGCTTTTACCACCTTTAGCCATTTCAACAGCAAACCGTGCCCTTTTTACCTCTTCCCGCATCCCGTAAGAGTGAATCTCCTGATCCTCTCGGAGAAGGTCCCTAATCCTATCTATATAACTTCTGTACCCAACAATTACATTAGAAGCCTTTATAGCTTCTTCAGCTTTTAAAGTCATATGATCTCTCCCTGAAGGACCTATGCCCACAACGAAAATCCTCCCACCACTCATCTCTGTTTATGCAAAATCTCCGGAACCCTTTCAAACCTAAGGAGCTTTCTACACCAATGTAGATCCCGCGCTTCGAAAACGGAAAACTTCACTCCAATGCCTTTATCCTTAACCGTAACTACTTCCTTACCGCCCAGTGAGGCCATGAAACCAGAGGCT is part of the Synergistota bacterium genome and encodes:
- a CDS encoding precorrin-3B C(17)-methyltransferase; amino-acid sequence: MGIGPSGRDHMTLKAEEAIKASNVIVGYRSYIDRIRDLLREDQEIHSYGMREEVKRARFAVEMAKGGKSVALVSSGDPGIYGMASLVLELAPIDIGVEIIPGVTAASAAASCLGAPISCDFAVLSLSDLLVPWERILRRARLLAEAGMTVVIYNPSSSGRKANLPCVFELFKQIRKRPFWIGVVSRAFLPGQKSYFFLSDDPPDGWLKDVDMLSVVFFCDENCIVRNGKLILPRGYKLGERG
- a CDS encoding sirohydrochlorin cobaltochelatase encodes the protein MKKHLKVLVVLVVLTALFAASVAPVAAMGSRNKKAILVAAFGTTYPSALKAILNVYNVIKKAYPNTEVRLAFTSNMIRGVWHERQSDKRFQKEHPEIPKQIYSVRSPLAALAELSDAGYKTVVVQPLHISPGEEYNLLAETIRALLSIRTLQEKKKFFKKIALGRPLLGRNGPYKDGKTYHDDIREVAKALKCDVDLARENKAGLVYMAHGNEHFSLGSYMELQKVMNQMYPDVKIFIGCVEGFPGIEEVVEQIKAAGVKKVILKPLMVVAGDHANNDMASDEEDSWRMILKRNGIIAKPVIQGIGELKSIAHIYLEHLKDAARDAGIQLK